A stretch of the Serratia marcescens genome encodes the following:
- the pqqE gene encoding pyrroloquinoline quinone biosynthesis protein PqqE produces the protein MTDARAPAVNPPLWLLAELTYRCPLQCPYCSNPLDFAAQEKELTTAQWIEVFRQARAMGSVQLGFSGGEPLVRKDLPELIAAARDLGFYTNLITSGIGLTEKKLQTFADAGLDHIQISFQASDETLNAALAGSAKAFQQKLAMAKAVKALGYPMVLNFVLHRHNIDQIDRIIELAIQLDADDVELATCQFYGWAHLNREGLLPTREQIADAEAVVKRYRERMAADGKLANLLFVTPDYYEERPKGCMGGWGAIFMSVTPEGMALPCHSARQLPIAFPSVLEHDLPHIWYHSFGFNRYRGYDWMPEPCRSCSEKEQDYGGCRCQAFMLTGNADNADPVCGKSPHHGTILAAREAANRSQIGIDQLRFRNQTNSRLIFKG, from the coding sequence GTGACTGATGCACGCGCGCCGGCGGTGAACCCGCCGCTCTGGCTGCTGGCGGAGCTGACCTACCGCTGCCCGCTGCAGTGCCCCTATTGCTCCAACCCGCTCGATTTTGCCGCGCAGGAAAAAGAGCTGACCACCGCGCAGTGGATCGAGGTGTTTCGCCAGGCGCGGGCGATGGGCAGCGTGCAGCTCGGGTTTTCCGGCGGCGAGCCGTTGGTGCGTAAAGACCTGCCCGAGCTGATCGCCGCCGCGCGCGATCTCGGCTTTTACACCAACCTGATCACTTCCGGCATCGGCCTGACCGAGAAGAAGCTGCAGACCTTCGCCGACGCCGGGCTGGACCATATCCAGATCAGTTTTCAGGCCAGCGACGAAACGCTGAACGCCGCGCTGGCGGGATCCGCCAAGGCGTTTCAGCAGAAGCTGGCCATGGCCAAGGCGGTCAAGGCGCTCGGCTATCCGATGGTGCTCAACTTCGTGCTGCATCGCCATAATATCGACCAGATCGACCGCATCATCGAACTGGCGATCCAGCTGGACGCCGACGACGTCGAGCTGGCGACCTGCCAGTTCTACGGTTGGGCGCACCTCAACCGTGAGGGCCTGCTGCCGACCCGCGAGCAGATCGCCGACGCGGAAGCGGTGGTGAAACGCTACCGCGAACGCATGGCCGCCGACGGCAAGCTGGCCAACCTGCTGTTCGTCACGCCGGATTACTACGAGGAGCGCCCCAAAGGCTGCATGGGCGGCTGGGGAGCGATCTTCATGAGCGTGACGCCGGAAGGCATGGCGTTACCCTGTCACAGCGCCCGTCAATTGCCGATCGCCTTCCCGTCGGTACTGGAGCACGATCTGCCGCATATTTGGTACCACTCGTTCGGCTTTAACCGTTATCGCGGCTATGACTGGATGCCGGAGCCCTGCCGTTCCTGCTCGGAGAAAGAGCAAGACTACGGCGGCTGCCGTTGTCAGGCGTTCATGCTGACCGGCAACGCCGACAACGCCGACCCGGTATGCGGCAAATCGCCGCACCACGGCACCATTCTGGCGGCGCGGGAAGCGGCGAACCGTTCGCAGATCGGTATCGATCAGCTGCGTTTTCGCAATCAAACCAACTCTCGTCTGATTTTCAAGGGTTGA
- the pqqD gene encoding pyrroloquinoline quinone biosynthesis peptide chaperone PqqD gives MTLNPEHTPVFRRGYRLQWEQVQNSHVILYPEGMAKLNDSAAAILQLVDGHTTLNGIIAQLNARFPGAEGLADDVLEFFQRAYEQKWVTFRD, from the coding sequence ATGACGCTGAACCCTGAACACACCCCCGTCTTCCGCCGCGGCTACCGCCTGCAATGGGAGCAAGTGCAAAACAGCCACGTGATCCTCTACCCGGAAGGTATGGCCAAGCTGAACGACAGCGCCGCCGCCATCTTGCAGCTGGTCGACGGCCACACCACGCTGAACGGCATCATCGCGCAGCTGAACGCCCGCTTTCCCGGCGCCGAGGGGTTGGCGGATGACGTGCTGGAATTTTTCCAGCGCGCCTACGAACAAAAATGGGTGACCTTCCGTGACTGA
- a CDS encoding aldehyde dehydrogenase, producing MESFKLYIDGRFDAGSATFASLNPATGEPWAQVAEARAQDVDRAVAAARRAFQGAEWRDMTAGARGKLLLRLADLLEQHAPELARLETLDTGKIIRETQAQIAYVAEYYRYYAGLADKMEGSVLAIDKPDMETWVRREPIGVVAAIVPWNSQLFLAAVKIGPAIAAGCTLVVKAAETAPAPLLAFARLIDEAGFPRGVCNVITGFATDCGAVLTAHPQVDHIAFTGGAETAKHIVRGSAENLASTSLELGGKSPFIVFDDADLASAANAQVAAIFAASGQSCVAGSRLLVAESIKDAFLARLTEKVRSIRIGPPDRQDTQFGPLCTRQQQERIAAIVSRSLEQGAKLVIGHAAIDSPGFYYPPTIVDCSVQPGAECVKQELFGPVLSVLTFRDEAEAIQLANDSAYGLAAGIFTQNLTRAHRVTRRLRVGVVWLNTYRAVSPLAPFGGYGKSGFGREGGIDAALEYTTSKTVWLRTSDDPIDDPFVMR from the coding sequence ATGGAATCGTTCAAACTCTACATCGACGGCCGGTTTGACGCCGGCTCGGCGACCTTCGCCTCGCTCAATCCGGCGACCGGCGAACCCTGGGCGCAAGTGGCGGAAGCCCGCGCCCAGGATGTGGATCGTGCCGTTGCGGCGGCGCGCCGGGCATTTCAGGGGGCCGAATGGCGCGACATGACCGCCGGCGCGCGCGGCAAGCTGTTGTTGCGGCTGGCCGACTTGCTGGAGCAGCATGCCCCCGAGCTGGCGCGGCTGGAGACGCTGGATACCGGCAAGATCATCCGTGAAACCCAGGCGCAGATCGCCTATGTGGCGGAATACTACCGGTACTACGCCGGCCTGGCCGACAAGATGGAAGGCAGCGTGCTGGCGATCGACAAACCCGACATGGAAACCTGGGTGCGACGCGAACCGATCGGGGTGGTGGCAGCGATCGTTCCCTGGAACAGCCAGCTGTTTCTTGCGGCGGTGAAAATCGGCCCGGCGATCGCCGCCGGCTGCACGCTGGTGGTCAAGGCAGCGGAAACCGCGCCTGCGCCGCTGCTGGCGTTCGCCAGACTGATAGACGAGGCCGGTTTTCCACGCGGCGTATGCAATGTGATCACCGGCTTTGCCACCGACTGCGGCGCGGTGCTGACGGCGCATCCGCAGGTAGACCACATCGCCTTTACCGGCGGCGCGGAAACCGCGAAGCACATCGTCCGCGGCAGTGCGGAAAACCTCGCCAGTACTTCGCTGGAGTTGGGCGGGAAATCGCCGTTTATCGTCTTCGACGACGCGGATCTGGCGAGCGCGGCGAATGCGCAGGTGGCGGCCATTTTCGCCGCGTCGGGCCAGAGCTGCGTCGCCGGTTCGCGCCTGCTGGTGGCGGAAAGCATCAAAGACGCGTTTTTGGCCCGGCTGACGGAGAAGGTGCGCAGTATCCGCATCGGGCCGCCGGATCGCCAAGACACCCAATTCGGGCCGCTTTGCACCCGGCAGCAGCAAGAACGGATCGCCGCTATCGTCAGCCGCTCGTTGGAGCAGGGGGCGAAACTGGTGATTGGCCACGCGGCGATCGATTCACCGGGCTTTTACTACCCGCCGACGATCGTCGACTGCAGCGTGCAACCCGGCGCCGAGTGCGTGAAGCAAGAGCTGTTCGGCCCGGTATTGTCGGTGTTGACCTTCAGGGATGAAGCGGAGGCGATTCAGCTTGCCAATGATTCCGCCTATGGCCTGGCGGCCGGCATTTTCACGCAGAACCTGACGCGCGCGCATCGGGTGACCCGTCGCCTGCGGGTGGGCGTGGTGTGGCTGAATACTTATCGAGCGGTATCGCCGCTGGCGCCGTTCGGCGGTTACGGCAAGTCGGGATTTGGCCGCGAGGGCGGGATTGACGCCGCGCTGGAGTACACCACCAGCAAGACGGTGTGGCTGCGTACCAGTGACGATCCGATAGACGATCCCTTCGTCATGCGCTGA
- the pqqC gene encoding pyrroloquinoline-quinone synthase PqqC, whose translation MTQPLPLTPPAFEAALRAKGAYYHIHHPYHIAMHNGEATREQIQGWVANRFYYQTSIPIKDAAIMANCPQPETRRKWVQRILDHDGYGGSEGGIEAWLRLGEAVGLQRDTLLSEALVLPGVRFAVDAYVNFARRACWQEAACSSLTELFAPQIHQSRLDSWPQHYPWIDAAGYDYFRSRLGQANRDVEHGLALALDYCDTVEKQQRMLEILQFKLDILWSMLDAMSMAYTLNRPPYHSVTAARVWHNQRLV comes from the coding sequence ATGACGCAACCACTGCCCCTGACTCCGCCGGCATTTGAAGCGGCGCTGCGCGCCAAAGGCGCTTATTACCATATTCACCACCCGTACCACATCGCGATGCACAACGGCGAAGCGACCCGTGAGCAGATCCAGGGCTGGGTGGCCAATCGTTTCTACTATCAGACCAGCATTCCGATTAAGGATGCGGCGATCATGGCTAACTGCCCACAGCCGGAAACCCGCCGCAAATGGGTGCAGCGCATCCTGGATCACGATGGCTACGGCGGCAGCGAAGGCGGCATCGAAGCCTGGTTGCGCCTGGGCGAAGCCGTCGGGCTGCAGCGCGACACCCTGCTCTCTGAAGCGTTGGTGCTGCCGGGCGTGCGCTTTGCGGTGGACGCCTACGTCAATTTCGCGCGCCGCGCCTGTTGGCAGGAAGCGGCCTGCAGCTCGCTGACCGAACTGTTCGCGCCGCAAATCCACCAGTCGCGCCTCGACAGCTGGCCGCAGCACTATCCGTGGATCGACGCCGCCGGCTACGACTATTTCCGCAGCCGCCTCGGCCAGGCCAACCGCGATGTGGAACACGGCCTGGCGCTGGCGCTGGACTATTGCGACACCGTTGAAAAGCAGCAGCGCATGCTGGAGATCCTGCAGTTCAAGCTGGATATTCTGTGGAGCATGCTGGACGCCATGAGCATGGCCTATACCCTGAACCGCCCGCCTTACCACAGCGTGACCGCCGCGCGGGTATGGCACAACCAGAGGCTGGTGTAA
- a CDS encoding flavin reductase family protein, whose amino-acid sequence MDADKRRQLRDAFGAFMTGVTIVTSVDTQGRPIGFTANSFSSVSLDPALLLVSIDKRSANLAHFTQCSHFAINILAEQQKEASTIFAQKNEDRFALIDWRWSASRVPLIDNSSAWFDCSLHQVVDAGDHAILIGQVEGFASNATAGLGYYRGAYFTPYQNAQSLIGGPQVVVSALIEFEGHAVMVRQSDGGYQLPSSAVEKRSVSETLGDLLQQLGINAHPGFVYSVYDDRQKHQQHIVFLCALPTDAGSLTPQLSTAEWFDMPTLARLPIKDPALRSMLGRFVKENAVGNYGIYYGDEHSGAIKQFAG is encoded by the coding sequence ATGGACGCGGATAAACGCAGGCAGTTGCGCGACGCTTTCGGCGCCTTTATGACCGGCGTCACCATTGTGACCTCGGTGGACACGCAGGGGCGGCCGATTGGCTTTACCGCCAATTCGTTTTCATCGGTGTCGCTGGATCCGGCGCTGCTGTTGGTGAGCATCGATAAACGTTCGGCGAACCTGGCGCATTTTACCCAGTGCAGCCATTTCGCCATCAATATTCTGGCGGAACAGCAAAAAGAGGCTTCAACCATTTTTGCGCAAAAAAACGAAGACCGCTTTGCGCTGATCGATTGGCGCTGGAGTGCATCACGGGTGCCGCTGATCGATAACAGTTCCGCATGGTTCGACTGCTCGCTGCATCAGGTGGTGGACGCCGGCGACCATGCCATTCTGATCGGCCAGGTCGAAGGGTTCGCGTCCAACGCCACCGCCGGTCTGGGGTATTACCGCGGCGCGTATTTCACACCTTATCAAAACGCGCAGTCGCTGATTGGCGGGCCGCAGGTGGTAGTGAGCGCGCTGATCGAGTTTGAAGGGCACGCCGTGATGGTGCGGCAAAGCGACGGCGGCTATCAGCTGCCGTCCAGCGCGGTGGAGAAACGCAGCGTCAGCGAAACGTTGGGGGATTTACTGCAGCAGTTGGGCATCAACGCCCATCCGGGTTTCGTCTATTCCGTTTATGACGACCGGCAGAAACACCAACAGCACATCGTTTTTCTGTGCGCGCTGCCGACCGACGCCGGCAGCCTGACGCCGCAGCTGAGCACGGCGGAATGGTTCGACATGCCGACGCTGGCGCGGTTGCCGATCAAGGATCCGGCGCTGCGGTCGATGCTGGGCCGGTTCGTCAAAGAAAACGCCGTGGGCAATTACGGTATCTATTATGGCGATGAGCACAGCGGTGCCATCAAGCAATTCGCCGGTTGA
- a CDS encoding purine-cytosine permease family protein, producing the protein MNSQPEQTAFIEDKSIDFVPAGERHGHARSLFTLWFCTNIAPLAVVTGAISTQTFHLDILSALSAIIAGHLFGGIFLALTSAQGPQVGIPQMVQSRAQFGRYGSLLVIVFATVIYLGFFISNITLSGKVIHNVIPSLNIGVATVIGAVLATLIGVVGYRFIHKINKVGAWVMGSALILGLVLMFSQPLPADFWQRGSFSIAGWFATFCIGAVWQISFSPYTSDYSRYLPAEVGIAKPFLYTYFGACSGTILAFVFGMVAVNLVAGSDDVMEAVRQATGGLGPVLMVLFLINIICHNSMNLYGAVLSLITAAQTFLPQWMPNARIRTLFSAVILLGSVWVALVASANFVHLFLNLIFALISVLIPWCMINLIDFYLLNRQRYDISAIFSADGGRYGLLNTRALGVYFGGIAVQVPFVENAFFSGPYANLIPGADISWVISMVLTGIAYPLCCSRRANWAVQL; encoded by the coding sequence ATGAATTCTCAGCCAGAGCAGACCGCGTTTATTGAAGACAAGTCGATCGATTTTGTTCCCGCCGGGGAGCGCCACGGCCATGCCCGCAGCCTGTTCACCCTGTGGTTTTGCACCAACATTGCGCCGCTGGCGGTCGTGACCGGGGCCATCTCCACGCAGACGTTTCATCTCGATATTCTCTCGGCGCTGAGTGCGATTATCGCCGGCCACCTGTTCGGCGGCATTTTTCTGGCGCTGACCTCGGCCCAGGGGCCGCAGGTCGGGATACCGCAAATGGTGCAAAGCCGGGCGCAGTTCGGCCGCTATGGTTCGTTGTTGGTGATCGTGTTCGCCACGGTGATCTATCTGGGGTTCTTTATTTCTAACATCACGCTTTCGGGCAAGGTCATCCATAACGTTATTCCGTCATTGAACATAGGTGTTGCGACGGTGATTGGCGCGGTGCTGGCGACGTTGATCGGGGTGGTGGGCTACCGTTTCATCCACAAGATCAATAAAGTCGGCGCCTGGGTGATGGGCAGCGCGCTGATTCTCGGATTGGTATTGATGTTTTCTCAACCGCTGCCGGCGGATTTTTGGCAGCGGGGATCGTTCAGCATTGCCGGTTGGTTCGCCACATTCTGCATCGGCGCCGTCTGGCAAATCAGCTTCTCGCCCTACACGTCAGACTATTCGCGTTACCTGCCGGCGGAAGTCGGCATTGCCAAACCCTTCCTGTATACCTACTTCGGCGCCTGCAGCGGTACCATTTTAGCCTTCGTGTTCGGCATGGTGGCGGTCAATCTGGTCGCCGGCAGCGACGATGTCATGGAGGCAGTGCGCCAGGCGACGGGAGGGTTGGGTCCGGTGCTGATGGTGCTGTTTCTGATCAACATCATCTGCCATAACTCGATGAATTTGTACGGTGCGGTGCTCTCGTTGATTACCGCCGCACAGACCTTCTTACCGCAGTGGATGCCTAATGCGCGCATACGTACGCTGTTCTCCGCAGTGATTTTGCTGGGCTCGGTGTGGGTGGCGCTGGTTGCCTCGGCCAACTTCGTTCATCTGTTCCTGAACCTGATCTTTGCCTTGATCTCGGTGCTGATCCCGTGGTGCATGATCAACCTGATCGATTTTTACCTGCTTAACCGCCAACGCTATGACATCTCGGCCATTTTCAGCGCCGACGGCGGGCGCTATGGTCTGCTCAACACCCGCGCGCTCGGCGTTTATTTCGGCGGTATTGCGGTGCAGGTGCCTTTCGTCGAGAACGCGTTCTTCTCCGGCCCTTACGCCAATCTGATCCCGGGCGCAGACATTTCCTGGGTGATCAGCATGGTACTGACCGGTATCGCCTATCCATTGTGTTGTTCACGACGGGCTAACTGGGCAGTGCAGCTTTAA
- the pqqF gene encoding pyrroloquinoline quinone biosynthesis protein PqqF — translation MTLTAASWQLDNGLAVKAISDPAVAAAAALVRIEAGSFQAPVAWPGLAHLLEHMLFRGSANFSAQDGLMGWVPSVGGRLNATTQATQTAFFFEVSADHLAQGLARLSDLLAAPQLAAEAIAQEVEVIDAEYRLLRAEVETRCEAAQRQMFGGLDAMHRFHIGSRAAFGNDIFALHQALRQFHQRYFRAPNMTLWLQGPQSLAQLHALAQRCGSRLPSGNAAPHEASPPLTAAKDYTLSLPGTPQLRLVFALPRSHSRGWLRRLERLLLDEAPGGLLARLRAQAWCDAVRLDYSRCSENNALLSFIFTVNHGSAAEAAHIESALLAWLQALQMLTPAQLAHYERLANRDFHRLAPLDQLRARAFGLPPVEPNDDWPRHIAALISAPRRRLAVRPDGSGEPREIQGLPLALSPFAGAALTSTVEPFRFFSFSAALPSPTLPAGLAPLRHLLPDEAQPVLLLRPTPSSPFSDEQAYGLQAALRPGAADLAHREGHLSFERHQGVWLLQLAGSHALLCHGLSVVNRALAVLPPAILNEAARNLRHTQLKEQNDIAIRRLLAQLPAALSTPTSAAAQWHATLIGGDGELKQSLSHLLYDFPYSVAAQPPRPAHQHHRPVTLTESGTEHALLQFYPLPNDEAEGRWALRVLAQLYAPRYFQRLRVDRNVGYVVQCAFHRCADAEGLLFALQSPTFNVEQLQQLTDEFLLQMRHELTHVGASELAQTQQALRQSLQRLSTESLQRAREIALEDRVAIADAAPVTLTQLSHWQQRLFQGDDI, via the coding sequence ATGACGCTCACCGCCGCCTCGTGGCAGCTCGACAACGGTTTGGCCGTCAAGGCGATAAGCGATCCTGCCGTCGCCGCCGCCGCCGCGCTGGTGCGCATTGAGGCAGGCAGTTTTCAGGCGCCCGTCGCCTGGCCAGGCCTGGCGCACCTGCTGGAGCATATGTTGTTTCGCGGCAGTGCGAACTTCAGCGCGCAAGATGGCCTTATGGGCTGGGTACCGTCGGTGGGTGGCCGACTGAACGCCACCACCCAGGCTACGCAAACCGCGTTTTTCTTCGAGGTGAGCGCCGATCATTTGGCGCAGGGGCTGGCGCGCCTGAGCGATTTGCTCGCCGCCCCACAGCTGGCGGCCGAAGCGATCGCACAGGAGGTTGAGGTCATCGACGCCGAATACCGCCTGCTGCGCGCCGAGGTTGAAACCCGCTGCGAAGCCGCACAGCGGCAGATGTTTGGCGGCCTTGACGCAATGCATCGCTTTCATATCGGCAGCCGCGCCGCTTTCGGCAACGACATTTTCGCCTTGCATCAGGCGCTGCGGCAGTTTCACCAGCGCTATTTTCGCGCGCCTAATATGACGCTGTGGCTGCAAGGCCCGCAGTCGTTGGCGCAGCTGCATGCGCTGGCACAGCGTTGCGGCAGCCGCTTGCCATCGGGCAACGCCGCCCCGCACGAAGCCTCACCGCCGCTGACCGCTGCGAAAGATTACACTCTGTCTCTTCCCGGCACGCCGCAGCTGAGGCTGGTGTTTGCCCTGCCGCGCTCCCATTCGCGCGGTTGGCTGCGGCGGCTGGAGCGCCTGCTGCTGGACGAAGCCCCCGGCGGATTGCTGGCCCGGCTGCGCGCTCAGGCGTGGTGCGACGCCGTTCGTCTCGATTATTCGCGCTGCAGTGAGAACAACGCGCTGCTGAGTTTTATCTTTACCGTCAATCACGGTTCCGCCGCTGAAGCTGCCCACATCGAAAGCGCGCTGCTGGCGTGGTTGCAGGCGCTGCAGATGCTGACACCGGCTCAACTTGCGCATTACGAGCGGCTGGCAAATCGCGATTTCCACCGTTTGGCGCCGCTCGATCAGCTGCGCGCCAGAGCGTTTGGGTTACCGCCGGTGGAGCCGAACGACGATTGGCCACGGCATATTGCGGCGCTGATTAGCGCGCCGCGCCGTCGCCTGGCCGTGCGGCCCGATGGCAGCGGCGAACCCCGTGAAATTCAAGGGTTGCCGCTGGCGCTTAGCCCCTTCGCCGGCGCCGCGCTGACGTCTACAGTGGAACCTTTCCGCTTTTTCTCCTTCTCGGCGGCGCTGCCGAGCCCGACATTGCCTGCCGGCCTGGCGCCGCTGCGGCATCTGCTCCCCGACGAGGCGCAGCCGGTGCTGCTACTGCGGCCGACGCCGTCCAGCCCCTTCAGCGATGAACAGGCCTACGGCTTACAGGCGGCGCTGCGCCCCGGGGCGGCAGATCTGGCGCATCGGGAGGGGCATTTAAGCTTCGAACGCCACCAGGGCGTGTGGCTGCTGCAGCTGGCGGGCAGCCACGCGCTGCTTTGCCACGGGCTGAGCGTCGTAAACCGGGCGCTGGCGGTGTTGCCGCCGGCTATCCTCAACGAGGCGGCAAGAAACCTGCGCCATACGCAGCTGAAAGAACAAAACGATATCGCCATTCGCCGCCTGTTAGCCCAATTGCCGGCGGCGCTCAGCACGCCAACATCAGCAGCGGCACAATGGCATGCCACCTTGATCGGCGGCGATGGCGAGTTAAAACAGTCGCTGTCGCACCTGCTGTACGACTTCCCCTATTCCGTAGCCGCGCAGCCGCCGCGGCCGGCACATCAGCATCATCGCCCCGTCACGCTGACGGAAAGTGGCACCGAACACGCCTTGCTGCAGTTTTACCCGCTGCCGAACGACGAAGCCGAAGGCCGTTGGGCGCTGCGCGTGCTGGCCCAGCTTTACGCGCCGCGCTATTTTCAGCGGTTGCGCGTGGATCGCAACGTTGGCTACGTGGTCCAATGCGCCTTCCATCGCTGCGCCGATGCCGAAGGCCTGCTGTTCGCCCTGCAATCCCCGACGTTCAACGTTGAACAGCTGCAGCAGTTAACCGACGAATTCTTACTGCAGATGCGTCATGAACTGACGCACGTGGGCGCAAGCGAGCTGGCGCAAACGCAGCAGGCGCTGCGGCAAAGTTTGCAGCGCCTCAGCACCGAATCGTTGCAGCGTGCCCGAGAAATTGCCTTGGAAGATCGCGTGGCCATTGCTGACGCTGCGCCAGTCACGCTGACCCAACTGTCGCACTGGCAGCAGCGGCTTTTCCAGGGCGATGACATTTAA
- a CDS encoding alpha/beta fold hydrolase, which translates to MIRTIRQLSEPALRVGYLEAGRGEPLVLIHGVGMNAEAWYPQLDALSARFRVIAVDMPGHGESEGFAHAATLEDYVRWLAAFLNTLDTPSVAVAGHSMGALITAGLAIDYPERVNRAVVMSGVFQRSAKASAAVAQRASALASGQTQLDSPLSRWFGADPAEQRLRRQVGGWLQQVDVTGYARAYQAFATGDRVYAQRWHLIRCPVLVLTGEHDANSSPEMARQMAQAAPNGRAVIIENAKHMVSLTDAQRVNALMLDFLTAEQPLTLLGAANGRG; encoded by the coding sequence ATGATCAGAACAATCCGGCAGCTGTCTGAACCCGCTCTGCGGGTAGGGTATCTGGAGGCCGGACGTGGCGAGCCGTTGGTGTTGATCCACGGCGTAGGCATGAACGCGGAGGCCTGGTATCCCCAGCTCGATGCGCTTAGCGCGCGCTTTCGGGTCATCGCCGTCGATATGCCGGGCCACGGCGAAAGCGAAGGCTTCGCCCACGCCGCGACGCTGGAGGATTACGTGCGCTGGCTGGCGGCCTTCTTAAACACCCTGGATACGCCGAGCGTTGCGGTGGCGGGGCACTCGATGGGGGCACTGATCACCGCCGGTTTGGCAATCGATTATCCGGAGCGGGTCAACCGCGCGGTGGTGATGAGCGGCGTGTTTCAGCGCTCAGCAAAGGCCAGCGCCGCGGTCGCGCAACGCGCCAGCGCGTTGGCCAGCGGCCAGACGCAGCTCGACTCGCCGCTGAGCCGATGGTTTGGCGCCGATCCCGCCGAACAGCGTCTGCGCCGGCAGGTGGGCGGCTGGTTGCAACAGGTGGACGTTACGGGCTACGCCCGCGCGTATCAGGCGTTTGCTACCGGCGATCGGGTGTATGCCCAGCGTTGGCACCTTATCCGCTGCCCGGTGTTGGTATTGACCGGCGAGCACGACGCCAATTCCAGCCCGGAGATGGCACGGCAAATGGCGCAGGCCGCACCGAACGGGCGCGCGGTGATCATTGAGAACGCCAAACACATGGTCAGTCTGACTGATGCGCAACGCGTCAACGCGCTGATGCTCGATTTTCTGACCGCAGAGCAACCTTTGACTTTATTAGGAGCGGCAAATGGACGCGGATAA
- a CDS encoding LLM class flavin-dependent oxidoreductase, producing the protein MKLSLFVHMERTLPDEPQEKLYQEMIELCEIADRGGMHAIWTGEHHGMNFTIAPNPFINLADIARRTSRVRLGTGTIIAPFNHPIRLAGEAAMTDIITGGRLELGIARGAYSYEYERLMPGLTAWDAGQRMRELIPAVKKLWQGDYAHQGEYWSFPATTSSPLPKQQPHPPIWVAARDPNSHEFAVQNGCNVQVTPLHQGEEEIVRLVTCFNEARARFAAEQPLKIMLLQHGYVAEDEADARLAAEELNRFYHYFGAWFKNQRPVRQGLIQPLSDEEIAANPYYSADMMRNNLAIGTANEVITRLKKYEALGYDEFALWIDSGMSFARKKASLERFIRCVMPEFH; encoded by the coding sequence ATGAAACTGTCTTTATTCGTGCATATGGAACGAACGTTACCCGACGAACCGCAGGAAAAGCTCTACCAGGAGATGATCGAACTGTGTGAAATCGCCGATCGCGGCGGCATGCACGCCATCTGGACCGGTGAGCACCACGGCATGAATTTCACCATCGCGCCGAATCCGTTTATCAATCTGGCGGATATTGCCCGGCGCACCTCCAGGGTGCGGCTCGGCACCGGCACCATCATTGCGCCGTTCAATCACCCGATCCGTCTGGCGGGCGAAGCGGCGATGACCGACATCATCACCGGCGGCAGGCTGGAGCTGGGGATCGCGCGTGGCGCCTATTCCTATGAATACGAACGGCTGATGCCCGGTTTGACCGCCTGGGATGCCGGGCAGCGCATGCGCGAGCTGATCCCGGCGGTGAAAAAACTCTGGCAGGGAGACTATGCCCATCAGGGGGAATACTGGTCGTTCCCGGCGACCACCTCCTCGCCGCTGCCGAAACAGCAGCCGCATCCGCCGATTTGGGTGGCGGCGCGCGATCCTAACAGCCACGAATTTGCGGTGCAAAACGGCTGCAACGTTCAGGTTACGCCGCTGCATCAGGGGGAAGAGGAGATCGTGCGGCTGGTGACCTGTTTCAACGAGGCGCGTGCACGCTTCGCCGCCGAGCAGCCGCTGAAGATCATGCTGTTGCAGCATGGCTACGTGGCGGAAGACGAGGCGGACGCCCGCCTGGCGGCGGAAGAGCTCAACCGTTTCTACCACTACTTCGGCGCTTGGTTCAAGAACCAGCGGCCGGTGCGGCAAGGGCTGATTCAGCCGCTGAGCGATGAAGAGATCGCCGCCAATCCTTATTACTCCGCCGACATGATGCGCAATAACCTGGCTATCGGTACCGCCAATGAGGTCATTACGCGGCTGAAAAAATATGAGGCGCTGGGTTATGACGAGTTTGCGTTGTGGATCGACAGCGGCATGAGTTTTGCGCGTAAAAAGGCCTCTCTGGAGCGGTTTATTCGCTGCGTGATGCCGGAATTTCACTGA